The following proteins are co-located in the Solanum pennellii chromosome 8, SPENNV200 genome:
- the LOC107028392 gene encoding uncharacterized protein LOC107028392 isoform X2: MAVEDSPDWPPPGWTEDVKVSKGRKIKFYTNGETGKKFYSKKEVARYLKTKDTCDDVTQAMNIQGKSCSENNVSDMDNQDGSFAKDNGSQMDNQDKSCSENNVSQTVGRPNNSHEWLPPGWIVELKTRKSGSHAGLSYKVYIDPSTGSKFYSKPEVSKYLKTMKQNNIAGEGQTPGIVEGSFSKLKASQDFEEVGEQSCTTKRKKSGITRTTKTSPSHGAGEDFILNEKTSLGSKENGAQSPQSKRQKPGSGCPSAKSVSSVAVDCDSADELPPGWKKESRKNDRGTRNYLLYTDPVHGYKFHSKKEVLRYLQTGDATSCARRPTKRNVASTTKDDSPTTDDASLKRVGGFMTGRQLFSTDELKGGESFGTCSPAQQVESSKKQPHCSVSDPNAIITSILAEINENHSFENVVEDAEIATVSVGVKQPSAVSTESDLLSEKQLLENEQEKHSSKATQQSKKSRKTESLNLGRRVSKRLAGQNAEAVADLDLGERALPAVADKSASLSLSVNACSQELLQDSDPTPETGNSDQASLNGDPSLDDLPPGWKKEIKITKKANGIRKDPLYIDPVDGYVFRSKKDVFRYLQTGDISSCAIRPVKRDLDAAMTESSPTTVDTNSKKLVCSVTERQPFAAKESRGRKRSVTCSPKVQAESSKKQPESSASNANTIITSPEADIIAKQNAEISLDTEPEIRDSSADTKVIDAESNAIKRLSAVSTPQSDLPSEQQLPENEHEKHISKEKPEQSRRSRAKKPLTPGRRISKRLVGHSPEPVADLDLGERAFRAVVKKSASLGIPLNVSGQEFSQNKDPTVGTGNSDQAPLSREASGLEFPPDLGKEMLTQNEDLTEGTGNSDQASLKIEASGDGLSPGLEKEIISQNKDPTVGTGNSDEASLSEEASGDGLSPGLEKEILAQNKDPTVGTGNADQASLSRKASGGELSPGLKKEILTHYKDPTVGSGNSDQASLSRKASGDELSPGLKKEILTHYKDPTVGSGNSDQASLSRKASRDEIPPGWEKEMLGQNKYSTVGTGNSDQASLSRKLSPDEIPPGWENQIPPGWKYEIPAQNKDPIIGTSNSDQASLSREKASLDEIPPGWEKEILAYNKDPAIRTGNSDQASLSRELASANEFPPGWEKEMLTRNKHPTVGTGNSNSLDDIPPGWEKELLVQQKDHTVGTGNSYQSFLSKEASVDGLPPGWKTEFRIRKNASVIKKDPYYTDPVHGYVFRSKKDVMRYLQTGDIRSCAVKPTKRDPGSTMKDNSPSTHETSSKKLRCSLTGIQLSATDESKGSKCSVTCSMALQAENSSEHPKSSMFNLNTSISSIVADITEKHSYENVNEDTEIRLDVEPEIRDSVGDTKAAAAETVDVRRSLVVSPQLDFLPEQQLRENEKEKHSNKGVPARLRKIRNSKSSTPVRRVSKRLSRHNPEMVTDLNLGERALHSVVNNSASSGLPMNVSGGQSAQQTDLATGDSDLPSLSRKASSGDDPLEVVKCLSEGQAFKENIDERIWQDSQPAGISYERGKVHLQQHALNERPTAKPAKEEQDGQNRLLNNSQLAESASGRRLFPAEDRSISERSTVEEVSEKRNGEYKQWQYPQLAEPSWRSVDLNVENQQWQDVQLAPSQRFVDLNMENQQWQDSRLAPSQRSVDLNVGNQQWQAAQLAEPSHRNLDLNVDSQPVKEKQTGELVTENQDEQNRRLHAQLASYPFGDYWSDPCMEFAFKTLTGALPVEDTLAFQGSTHQEYNTSYTQADDGCFELPLFNTSSFYLNDAPNHCAPSENHVVKEQPPINQTFLPTEHNSIPGHSSVVSQNPGLTFLPNGNNSIPGCSSVVSQNPGLNTQAKDYQSKFKSHR; this comes from the exons ATGGCCGTCGAAGATTCGCCGGATTGGCCTCCTCCGGGATGGACAGAGGATGTCAAAGTatcaaaaggaagaaaaatcaAG TTCTATACAAATGGGGAGACTGGGAAAAAGTTTTATTCCAAGAAGGAAGTCGCTCGGTACTTGAAGACGAAAGATACTTGCGATGATGTAACTCAAGCAATGAATATTCAAGGTAAGAGCTGCTCTGAGAACAATGTTAGTGATATGGATAATCAAGATGGGAGCTTTGCCAAGGACAATGGTAGTCAAATGGATAATCAAGATAAGAGTTGCTCTGAGAACAATGTTAGTCAG ACTGTTGGGAGACCAAATAATTCTCATGAATGGTTACCTCCAGGGTGGATAGTTGAATTGAAGACTCGTAAGTCTGGTTCACATGCTGGTTTATCTTACAAG GTTTACATTGATCCATCAACTGGAAGCAAATTTTATTCAAAGCCTGAAGTATCTAAATATCTCAAAACTATGAAGCAGAACAACATCGCGGGAGAAGGACAAACA CCTGGCATTGTGGAGGGGTCATTTTCCAAGCTGAAAGCATCTCAGGATTTTGAAGAAGTTGGGGAACAGAGTTGCACAACCAAAAGGAAGAAATCTGGCATTACCAGGACTACAAAGACTTCTCCTTCT CATGGTGCTGGAGAGGACTTCATTTTAAATGAGAAAACATCTCTGGGTTCGAAAGAAAATGGGGCACAAAGTCCCCAATCCAAAAGACAGAAACCTGGCAGTGGCTGTCCGTCTGCAAAGAGTGTTTCTTCT GTTGCAGTTGACTGTGATTCAGCAGATGAATTACCCCCTGGCTGGAAAAAAGAAAGTAGGAAAAATGATCGTGGAACAAGGAATTACCTG CTCTACACAGATCCAGTACATGGATATAAATTTCACTCCAAAAAGGAAGTTCTCCGCTATCTACAAACTGGAGATGCTACTAGCTGTGCTAGAAGACCTACGAAAAGGAATGTAGCTTCAACTACAAAGGATGATTCT CCCACGACAGATGATGCCAGCTTGAAGAGAGTAGGAGGCTTTATGACAGGAAGACAGCTTTTTTCCACTGACGAGTTGAAAG GTGGGGAAAGTTTTGGTACTTGCTCACCTGCACAGCAAGTTGAGAGTTCGAAGAAACAGCCTCACTGCAGTGTGTCTGATCCTAATGCCATCATCACATCCATTTTAGCTGAGATAAATGAGAATCATTCCTTTGAAAATGTAGTTGAAGATGCTGAAATCGCAACTGTAAGTGTTGGTGTTAAACAGCCATCAGCTGTTTCCACTGAGTCGGATCTCCTCTCGGAGAAGCAACTACTAGAAAATGAGCAGGAAAAACATAGTTCTAAAGCAACACAGCAGTCAAAAAAATCCAGAAAAACAGAGTCACTTAACCTTGGTCGTCGGGTCTCCAAAAGACTTGCAGGTCAAAATGCAGAAGCAGTGGCTGATTTGGATCTTGGTGAACGTGCTCTTCCAGCTGTAGCTGATAAATCTGCCTCTCTGAGCCTCTCCGTGAATGCCTGCAGCCAGGAATTGCTCCAGGACTCCGATCCTACACCAGAAACTGGCAACTCTGATCAGGCTTCTTTGAATGGAGACCCTTCATTGGATGATTTACCCCCAGGCtggaaaaaagaaatcaaaattactaaaaaagCTAATGGGATAAGAAAAGACCCG TTATACATTGATCCAGTGGATGGCTATGTATTTCGCTCCAAGAAGGATGTTTTCCGCTATTTACAAACTGGAGACATCAGTAGTTGTGCTATAAGACCTGTCAAAAGGGATCTAGATGCTGCAATGACGGAGAGTTCT CCCACAACAGTTGACACCAATTCGAAGAAATTAGTGTGCTCTGTAACCGAAAGGCAACCTTTTGCTGCCAAGGAATCCAGAG GTCGAAAACGTTCAGTTACTTGTTCACCAAAAGTACAAGCTGAGAGTTCCAAGAAACAGCCTGAAAGCAGTGCATCCAATGCAAACACTATTATTACATCACCTGAAGCTGATATTATTGCGAAGCAAAATGCTGAAATAAGTCTAGACACAGAGCCAGAAATAAGAGACTCAAGTGCAGACACAAAAGTTATAGATGCTGAAAGTAACGCTATCAAAAGGTTATCAGCAGTCTCAACCCCTCAGTCAGATCTACCCTCAGAGCAGCAATTACCAGAAAATGAGCACGAAAAGCATATTAGTAAAGAAAAACCGGAGCAGTCAAGAAGATCCAGAGCTAAGAAACCACTCACACCTGGTCGGCGGATCTCAAAAAGACTTGTGGGCCACAGCCCAGAACCGGTGGCTGATTTGGATCTAGGTGAACGTGCTTTTCGAGCTGTTGTTAAGAAATCTGCCTCTTTGGGCATCCCCCTGAATGTCTCTGGTCAGGAATTTTCCCAGAACAAAGATCCTACAGTAGGAACTGGCAATTCTGATCAGGCTCCTCTGAGCAGAGAAGCTTCAGGCCTTGAATTTCCACCAGACTTGGGAAAGGAAATGCTTACCCAGAATGAAGATCTGACAGAAGGAACTGGCAATTCTGATCAGGCTTCTCTGAAGATAGAAGCTTCAGGGGATGGATTATCGCCAGGCTTGGAAAAGGAAATAATTTCCCAGAACAAAGATCCGACAGTAGGAACTGGCAATTCTGATGAGGCTTCTCTGAGCGAAGAAGCTTCAGGAGATGGATTATCACCAGGCTTGGAAAAGGAAATACTTGCCCAGAACAAAGACCCGACAGTAGGAACTGGCAATGCTGATCAGGCTTCTCTGAGCAGAAAAGCTTCAGGGGGTGAATTATCACCAGGCTTGAAAAAGGAAATACTTACCCATTATAAAGACCCGACAGTAGGATCTGGCAATTCTGATCAGGCTTCACTGAGCAGAAAAGCTTCAGGGGATGAATTATCACCAGgcttgaaaaaagaaatacttaCCCATTATAAAGACCCGACAGTAGGATCTGGCAATTCTGATCAGGCTTCTCTGAGCAGAAAAGCTTCTCGAGATGAAATACCACCAGGCTGGGAAAAGGAAATGCTTGGACAGAACAAATATTCTACTGTAGGAACTGGCAATTCTGATCAGGCTTCTCTGAGCAGAAAACTTTCACCAGATGAAATACCCCCAGGTTGGGAGAATCAAATACCCCCAGGATGGAAGTATGAAATACCTGCCCAGAACAAAGATCCTATAATAGGGACTAGCAATTCTGATCAAGCTTCTCTGAGCAGAGAAAAAGCCTCGCTGGATGAAATACCCCCAGGTTGGGAAAAGGAAATACTTGCCTACAACAAAGATCCTGCAATAAGAACTGGCAATTCTGATCAGGCTTCTCTCAGCCGAGAATTAGCTTCAGCAAATGAATTCCCACCCGGGTGGGAAAAGGAAATGCTTACCAGGAACAAACATCCCACAGTAGGAACTGGCAATTCTAATTCACTTGATGATATACCTCCAGGCTGGGAAAAGGAACTACTTGTCCAGCAAAAAGATCATACAGTAGGAACTGGCAATTCTTATCAGTCTTTTCTGAGCAAAGAAGCTTCAGTGGATGGATTACCACCAGGCTGGAAAACAGAATtcagaataagaaaaaatgctAGTGTGATAAAAAAGGACCCG TATTACACGGATCCAGTGCATGGATATGTATTTCGTTCCAAAAAGGATGTTATGCGCTATCTGCAAACTGGAGACATCAGAAGTTGTGCTGTGAAGCCTACCAAAAGGGATCCGGGTTCAACAATGAAGGATAATTCT CCCTCAACACATGAGACCAGTTCGAAGAAATTAAGGTGCTCTTTGACCGGAATACAACTTTCTGCCACTGATGAATCAAAAG GTAGTAAGTGTTCTGTTACTTGTTCAATGGCACTGCAAGCTGAGAATTCCAGTGAACATCCTAAAAGCAGTATGTTCAACCTCAACACCAGTATTTCATCTATTGTAGCCGATATAACAGAAAAACATTCATATGAAAATGTAAATGAAGATACTGAAATAAGACTAGACGTGGAACCAGAAATAAGAGACTCAGTTGGAGACACAAAAGCTGCAGCTGCTGAAACTGTTGATGTTAGAAGGTCATTAGTTGTTTCCCCCCAGTTGGACTTCCTCCCAGAGCAGCAATTACGAGAAAATGAGAAGGAAAAGCATAGTAATAAGGGAGTGCCAGCAAGGTTGAGAAAAATCAGAAACAGTAAGTCATCTACTCCAGTTCGTCGTGTCTCAAAGAGACTTTCACGCCACAACCCAGAAATGGTGACTGATTTAAATCTAGGTGAACGTGCTCTTCATTCTGTGGTTAACAATTCAGCCTCTTCAGGCCTTCCCATGAATGTCTCTGGTGGGCAATCGGCCCAGCAAACTGATCTAGCAACTGGGGATTCTGATCTGCCCTCTCTAAGCAGAAAAGCTTCATCAGGAGATGATCCTTTAGAAGTTGTGAAGTGTCTCTCAGAGGGCCAAGCGTTTAAAGAGAATATTGATGAGAGAATATGGCAAGATTCTCAGCCAGCTGGAATATCATATGAAAGAGGAAAGGTTCACTTGCAACAGCATGCGCTTAACGAAAGGCCTACAGCCAAGCCAGCAAAAGAAGAACAAGACGGTCAGAATAGATTATTGAACAATTCTCAACTAGCTGAATCAGCATCAGGAAGAAGGTTATTCCCTGCAGAGGACCGGTCTATCTCAGAAAGGTCTACTGTAGAAGAGGTAAGTGAAAAACGAAATGGTGAGTACAAGCAGTGGCAATATCCACAACTAGCTGAACCATCATGGAGAAGTGTGGATCTTAATGTGGAAAACCAGCAATGGCAAGATGTACAACTAGCTCCATCACAGAGATTCGTGGATCTTAATATGGAAAACCAACAGTGGCAAGATTCACGTCTAGCTCCATCACAGAGAAGTGTGGATCTTAATGTGGGAAACCAGCAGTGGCAAGCCGCACAACTAGCTGAACCATCACACAGAAATCTAGATCTTAATGTGGATAGCCAGCCTGTTAAAGAAAAGCAAACAGGAGAGCTGGTAACTGAGAAT
- the LOC107028392 gene encoding uncharacterized protein LOC107028392 isoform X1 has product MAVEDSPDWPPPGWTEDVKVSKGRKIKFYTNGETGKKFYSKKEVARYLKTKDTCDDVTQAMNIQGKSCSENNVSDMDNQDGSFAKDNGSQMDNQDKSCSENNVSQTVGRPNNSHEWLPPGWIVELKTRKSGSHAGLSYKVYIDPSTGSKFYSKPEVSKYLKTMKQNNIAGEGQTHGDGEIYTTNQKKSEDPKIIRGGGQTRKSKRLKSDTDQASPGIVEGSFSKLKASQDFEEVGEQSCTTKRKKSGITRTTKTSPSHGAGEDFILNEKTSLGSKENGAQSPQSKRQKPGSGCPSAKSVSSVAVDCDSADELPPGWKKESRKNDRGTRNYLLYTDPVHGYKFHSKKEVLRYLQTGDATSCARRPTKRNVASTTKDDSPTTDDASLKRVGGFMTGRQLFSTDELKGGESFGTCSPAQQVESSKKQPHCSVSDPNAIITSILAEINENHSFENVVEDAEIATVSVGVKQPSAVSTESDLLSEKQLLENEQEKHSSKATQQSKKSRKTESLNLGRRVSKRLAGQNAEAVADLDLGERALPAVADKSASLSLSVNACSQELLQDSDPTPETGNSDQASLNGDPSLDDLPPGWKKEIKITKKANGIRKDPLYIDPVDGYVFRSKKDVFRYLQTGDISSCAIRPVKRDLDAAMTESSPTTVDTNSKKLVCSVTERQPFAAKESRGRKRSVTCSPKVQAESSKKQPESSASNANTIITSPEADIIAKQNAEISLDTEPEIRDSSADTKVIDAESNAIKRLSAVSTPQSDLPSEQQLPENEHEKHISKEKPEQSRRSRAKKPLTPGRRISKRLVGHSPEPVADLDLGERAFRAVVKKSASLGIPLNVSGQEFSQNKDPTVGTGNSDQAPLSREASGLEFPPDLGKEMLTQNEDLTEGTGNSDQASLKIEASGDGLSPGLEKEIISQNKDPTVGTGNSDEASLSEEASGDGLSPGLEKEILAQNKDPTVGTGNADQASLSRKASGGELSPGLKKEILTHYKDPTVGSGNSDQASLSRKASGDELSPGLKKEILTHYKDPTVGSGNSDQASLSRKASRDEIPPGWEKEMLGQNKYSTVGTGNSDQASLSRKLSPDEIPPGWENQIPPGWKYEIPAQNKDPIIGTSNSDQASLSREKASLDEIPPGWEKEILAYNKDPAIRTGNSDQASLSRELASANEFPPGWEKEMLTRNKHPTVGTGNSNSLDDIPPGWEKELLVQQKDHTVGTGNSYQSFLSKEASVDGLPPGWKTEFRIRKNASVIKKDPYYTDPVHGYVFRSKKDVMRYLQTGDIRSCAVKPTKRDPGSTMKDNSPSTHETSSKKLRCSLTGIQLSATDESKGSKCSVTCSMALQAENSSEHPKSSMFNLNTSISSIVADITEKHSYENVNEDTEIRLDVEPEIRDSVGDTKAAAAETVDVRRSLVVSPQLDFLPEQQLRENEKEKHSNKGVPARLRKIRNSKSSTPVRRVSKRLSRHNPEMVTDLNLGERALHSVVNNSASSGLPMNVSGGQSAQQTDLATGDSDLPSLSRKASSGDDPLEVVKCLSEGQAFKENIDERIWQDSQPAGISYERGKVHLQQHALNERPTAKPAKEEQDGQNRLLNNSQLAESASGRRLFPAEDRSISERSTVEEVSEKRNGEYKQWQYPQLAEPSWRSVDLNVENQQWQDVQLAPSQRFVDLNMENQQWQDSRLAPSQRSVDLNVGNQQWQAAQLAEPSHRNLDLNVDSQPVKEKQTGELVTENQDEQNRRLHAQLASYPFGDYWSDPCMEFAFKTLTGALPVEDTLAFQGSTHQEYNTSYTQADDGCFELPLFNTSSFYLNDAPNHCAPSENHVVKEQPPINQTFLPTEHNSIPGHSSVVSQNPGLTFLPNGNNSIPGCSSVVSQNPGLNTQAKDYQSKFKSHR; this is encoded by the exons ATGGCCGTCGAAGATTCGCCGGATTGGCCTCCTCCGGGATGGACAGAGGATGTCAAAGTatcaaaaggaagaaaaatcaAG TTCTATACAAATGGGGAGACTGGGAAAAAGTTTTATTCCAAGAAGGAAGTCGCTCGGTACTTGAAGACGAAAGATACTTGCGATGATGTAACTCAAGCAATGAATATTCAAGGTAAGAGCTGCTCTGAGAACAATGTTAGTGATATGGATAATCAAGATGGGAGCTTTGCCAAGGACAATGGTAGTCAAATGGATAATCAAGATAAGAGTTGCTCTGAGAACAATGTTAGTCAG ACTGTTGGGAGACCAAATAATTCTCATGAATGGTTACCTCCAGGGTGGATAGTTGAATTGAAGACTCGTAAGTCTGGTTCACATGCTGGTTTATCTTACAAG GTTTACATTGATCCATCAACTGGAAGCAAATTTTATTCAAAGCCTGAAGTATCTAAATATCTCAAAACTATGAAGCAGAACAACATCGCGGGAGAAGGACAAACA CATGGAGATGGTGAAATATATActacaaatcagaaaaaatcaGAGGATCCCAAAATTATCAGGGGTGGGGGTCAGACTCGCAAATCCAAAAGGCTGAAATCTGACACCGACCAGGCCTCG CCTGGCATTGTGGAGGGGTCATTTTCCAAGCTGAAAGCATCTCAGGATTTTGAAGAAGTTGGGGAACAGAGTTGCACAACCAAAAGGAAGAAATCTGGCATTACCAGGACTACAAAGACTTCTCCTTCT CATGGTGCTGGAGAGGACTTCATTTTAAATGAGAAAACATCTCTGGGTTCGAAAGAAAATGGGGCACAAAGTCCCCAATCCAAAAGACAGAAACCTGGCAGTGGCTGTCCGTCTGCAAAGAGTGTTTCTTCT GTTGCAGTTGACTGTGATTCAGCAGATGAATTACCCCCTGGCTGGAAAAAAGAAAGTAGGAAAAATGATCGTGGAACAAGGAATTACCTG CTCTACACAGATCCAGTACATGGATATAAATTTCACTCCAAAAAGGAAGTTCTCCGCTATCTACAAACTGGAGATGCTACTAGCTGTGCTAGAAGACCTACGAAAAGGAATGTAGCTTCAACTACAAAGGATGATTCT CCCACGACAGATGATGCCAGCTTGAAGAGAGTAGGAGGCTTTATGACAGGAAGACAGCTTTTTTCCACTGACGAGTTGAAAG GTGGGGAAAGTTTTGGTACTTGCTCACCTGCACAGCAAGTTGAGAGTTCGAAGAAACAGCCTCACTGCAGTGTGTCTGATCCTAATGCCATCATCACATCCATTTTAGCTGAGATAAATGAGAATCATTCCTTTGAAAATGTAGTTGAAGATGCTGAAATCGCAACTGTAAGTGTTGGTGTTAAACAGCCATCAGCTGTTTCCACTGAGTCGGATCTCCTCTCGGAGAAGCAACTACTAGAAAATGAGCAGGAAAAACATAGTTCTAAAGCAACACAGCAGTCAAAAAAATCCAGAAAAACAGAGTCACTTAACCTTGGTCGTCGGGTCTCCAAAAGACTTGCAGGTCAAAATGCAGAAGCAGTGGCTGATTTGGATCTTGGTGAACGTGCTCTTCCAGCTGTAGCTGATAAATCTGCCTCTCTGAGCCTCTCCGTGAATGCCTGCAGCCAGGAATTGCTCCAGGACTCCGATCCTACACCAGAAACTGGCAACTCTGATCAGGCTTCTTTGAATGGAGACCCTTCATTGGATGATTTACCCCCAGGCtggaaaaaagaaatcaaaattactaaaaaagCTAATGGGATAAGAAAAGACCCG TTATACATTGATCCAGTGGATGGCTATGTATTTCGCTCCAAGAAGGATGTTTTCCGCTATTTACAAACTGGAGACATCAGTAGTTGTGCTATAAGACCTGTCAAAAGGGATCTAGATGCTGCAATGACGGAGAGTTCT CCCACAACAGTTGACACCAATTCGAAGAAATTAGTGTGCTCTGTAACCGAAAGGCAACCTTTTGCTGCCAAGGAATCCAGAG GTCGAAAACGTTCAGTTACTTGTTCACCAAAAGTACAAGCTGAGAGTTCCAAGAAACAGCCTGAAAGCAGTGCATCCAATGCAAACACTATTATTACATCACCTGAAGCTGATATTATTGCGAAGCAAAATGCTGAAATAAGTCTAGACACAGAGCCAGAAATAAGAGACTCAAGTGCAGACACAAAAGTTATAGATGCTGAAAGTAACGCTATCAAAAGGTTATCAGCAGTCTCAACCCCTCAGTCAGATCTACCCTCAGAGCAGCAATTACCAGAAAATGAGCACGAAAAGCATATTAGTAAAGAAAAACCGGAGCAGTCAAGAAGATCCAGAGCTAAGAAACCACTCACACCTGGTCGGCGGATCTCAAAAAGACTTGTGGGCCACAGCCCAGAACCGGTGGCTGATTTGGATCTAGGTGAACGTGCTTTTCGAGCTGTTGTTAAGAAATCTGCCTCTTTGGGCATCCCCCTGAATGTCTCTGGTCAGGAATTTTCCCAGAACAAAGATCCTACAGTAGGAACTGGCAATTCTGATCAGGCTCCTCTGAGCAGAGAAGCTTCAGGCCTTGAATTTCCACCAGACTTGGGAAAGGAAATGCTTACCCAGAATGAAGATCTGACAGAAGGAACTGGCAATTCTGATCAGGCTTCTCTGAAGATAGAAGCTTCAGGGGATGGATTATCGCCAGGCTTGGAAAAGGAAATAATTTCCCAGAACAAAGATCCGACAGTAGGAACTGGCAATTCTGATGAGGCTTCTCTGAGCGAAGAAGCTTCAGGAGATGGATTATCACCAGGCTTGGAAAAGGAAATACTTGCCCAGAACAAAGACCCGACAGTAGGAACTGGCAATGCTGATCAGGCTTCTCTGAGCAGAAAAGCTTCAGGGGGTGAATTATCACCAGGCTTGAAAAAGGAAATACTTACCCATTATAAAGACCCGACAGTAGGATCTGGCAATTCTGATCAGGCTTCACTGAGCAGAAAAGCTTCAGGGGATGAATTATCACCAGgcttgaaaaaagaaatacttaCCCATTATAAAGACCCGACAGTAGGATCTGGCAATTCTGATCAGGCTTCTCTGAGCAGAAAAGCTTCTCGAGATGAAATACCACCAGGCTGGGAAAAGGAAATGCTTGGACAGAACAAATATTCTACTGTAGGAACTGGCAATTCTGATCAGGCTTCTCTGAGCAGAAAACTTTCACCAGATGAAATACCCCCAGGTTGGGAGAATCAAATACCCCCAGGATGGAAGTATGAAATACCTGCCCAGAACAAAGATCCTATAATAGGGACTAGCAATTCTGATCAAGCTTCTCTGAGCAGAGAAAAAGCCTCGCTGGATGAAATACCCCCAGGTTGGGAAAAGGAAATACTTGCCTACAACAAAGATCCTGCAATAAGAACTGGCAATTCTGATCAGGCTTCTCTCAGCCGAGAATTAGCTTCAGCAAATGAATTCCCACCCGGGTGGGAAAAGGAAATGCTTACCAGGAACAAACATCCCACAGTAGGAACTGGCAATTCTAATTCACTTGATGATATACCTCCAGGCTGGGAAAAGGAACTACTTGTCCAGCAAAAAGATCATACAGTAGGAACTGGCAATTCTTATCAGTCTTTTCTGAGCAAAGAAGCTTCAGTGGATGGATTACCACCAGGCTGGAAAACAGAATtcagaataagaaaaaatgctAGTGTGATAAAAAAGGACCCG TATTACACGGATCCAGTGCATGGATATGTATTTCGTTCCAAAAAGGATGTTATGCGCTATCTGCAAACTGGAGACATCAGAAGTTGTGCTGTGAAGCCTACCAAAAGGGATCCGGGTTCAACAATGAAGGATAATTCT CCCTCAACACATGAGACCAGTTCGAAGAAATTAAGGTGCTCTTTGACCGGAATACAACTTTCTGCCACTGATGAATCAAAAG GTAGTAAGTGTTCTGTTACTTGTTCAATGGCACTGCAAGCTGAGAATTCCAGTGAACATCCTAAAAGCAGTATGTTCAACCTCAACACCAGTATTTCATCTATTGTAGCCGATATAACAGAAAAACATTCATATGAAAATGTAAATGAAGATACTGAAATAAGACTAGACGTGGAACCAGAAATAAGAGACTCAGTTGGAGACACAAAAGCTGCAGCTGCTGAAACTGTTGATGTTAGAAGGTCATTAGTTGTTTCCCCCCAGTTGGACTTCCTCCCAGAGCAGCAATTACGAGAAAATGAGAAGGAAAAGCATAGTAATAAGGGAGTGCCAGCAAGGTTGAGAAAAATCAGAAACAGTAAGTCATCTACTCCAGTTCGTCGTGTCTCAAAGAGACTTTCACGCCACAACCCAGAAATGGTGACTGATTTAAATCTAGGTGAACGTGCTCTTCATTCTGTGGTTAACAATTCAGCCTCTTCAGGCCTTCCCATGAATGTCTCTGGTGGGCAATCGGCCCAGCAAACTGATCTAGCAACTGGGGATTCTGATCTGCCCTCTCTAAGCAGAAAAGCTTCATCAGGAGATGATCCTTTAGAAGTTGTGAAGTGTCTCTCAGAGGGCCAAGCGTTTAAAGAGAATATTGATGAGAGAATATGGCAAGATTCTCAGCCAGCTGGAATATCATATGAAAGAGGAAAGGTTCACTTGCAACAGCATGCGCTTAACGAAAGGCCTACAGCCAAGCCAGCAAAAGAAGAACAAGACGGTCAGAATAGATTATTGAACAATTCTCAACTAGCTGAATCAGCATCAGGAAGAAGGTTATTCCCTGCAGAGGACCGGTCTATCTCAGAAAGGTCTACTGTAGAAGAGGTAAGTGAAAAACGAAATGGTGAGTACAAGCAGTGGCAATATCCACAACTAGCTGAACCATCATGGAGAAGTGTGGATCTTAATGTGGAAAACCAGCAATGGCAAGATGTACAACTAGCTCCATCACAGAGATTCGTGGATCTTAATATGGAAAACCAACAGTGGCAAGATTCACGTCTAGCTCCATCACAGAGAAGTGTGGATCTTAATGTGGGAAACCAGCAGTGGCAAGCCGCACAACTAGCTGAACCATCACACAGAAATCTAGATCTTAATGTGGATAGCCAGCCTGTTAAAGAAAAGCAAACAGGAGAGCTGGTAACTGAGAAT